One segment of Chionomys nivalis chromosome 3, mChiNiv1.1, whole genome shotgun sequence DNA contains the following:
- the Hspb1 gene encoding heat shock protein beta-1 gives MTERRVPFSLLRSPSWEPFRDWYPAHSRLFDQAFGVPRLPDEWSQWFSTAGWPGYVRPLPAATAEGPAAVTLAAPLAAPLAAPAFSRALNRQLSSGISEIRQTADRWRVSLDVNHFAPEELTVKTKEGVVEITGKHEERQDEHGYISRCFTRKYTLPPGVDPTLVSSSLSPEGTLTVEAPLPKTATQSAEITIPVTFEARAQIGGPEAAKSD, from the exons ATGACCGAGCGCCGCGTGCCCTTCTCGCTGCTGCGGAGCCCCAGCTGGGAACCATTCCGGGACTGGTACCCGGCCCACAGCCGCCTCTTCGATCAAGCCTTCGGGGTGCCTCGGTTGCCCGATGAGTGGTCTCAGTGGTTCAGCACCGCTGGTTGGCCCGGCTACGTGCGCCCGCTGCCCGCCGCGACCGCCGAAGGACCCGCTGCAGTGACCCTGGCCGCGCCCCTGGCTGCACCTCTGGCTGCGCCCGCCTTCAGCCGTGCGCTCAACCGGCAGCTGAGCAGCGGCATTTCGGAGATCAGGCAGACGGCCGATCGCTGGCGCGTGTCCCTGGACGTCAACCACTTCGCTCCGGAGGAGCTCACGGTCAAGACCAAGGAAGGAGTGGTGGAGATCACCG GCAAGCACGAAGAAAGACAGGACGAACATGGCTACATCTCTCGGTGCTTTACCCGGAAATACAC GCTGCCTCCCGGTGTGGACCCCACCCTGGTGTCCTCTtccctgtcccctgagggcacaCTTACCGTGGAGGCTCCGCTGCCCAAAACAGCCACACAGTCAGCGGAGATCACCATTCCCGTCACTTTTGAGGCCCGCGCCCAGATTGGGGGTCCGGAAGCTGCGAAGTCGGATTAG